The genomic DNA CCCGGAAAGGTGCCGGGTGGCGGCTGCGCCTTACCCGGCCTACAAAACCGCGGCGTAGGCCTGATAGCGCAGCGCCATCAGGCAATTAGCGGCACCATTTCTCCTGCTGAAGTTCCAGCAATAGCAGCATCATCAGCGCCTGGGCGTACGGTACGGGGGCCATGGCGATATCGCAGTAATATTGCAGGTCCGGCCCGACCATCGTCCCTTTTGACGCTTCCAGTAAGATCCCATCGTCGATCCTGTCGCGCAGCGCATACCAGGCGCGCATCGCATGATCGGCCACCTTCTCGTCGAGGATCCCCATTCTGACGCCGCGCAGCATACCGTAGGCGATCCCGGCGGTGGCGGAAGATTCTTGCGGCGATAAAGGATCGTCGAGCAGCGTGTGCCACATGCCGTTGTCGGCCTGAAGCTCGCAGAGCGTATTCACCTGGCGCGCGACCACCACCGCGAGATAGCGCTTCACGCTGGCGTCGAGGCTGTCGCCGAGCAGGGCGATAAATTCCGGGATCGCCACGGTGATCCACGCGTTACCGCGCCCCCAGAAGGCTTCGGAGAAGTGATGTTTACCGACAAACGTCCAGCCGTGGTACCACAGGCCGCTCGCCGGTTCGCACAGGTAGCGGGTGTGTAGCAGGAACTGGTACGAGGCTTCGTCGATCAGGTCTTTGCGTTTGAGCACCACGCCCGCGGTACCGAGGAACAGGCAGGTCATAAACAGCGTGTCGTCCCACAGATGACCGGTGTTCGGCTGCTCTTTCACCACATGCTGGAAGCCGCCCTCTTCGGTTTTCGGCAGCGTACGCAGCAGCGCGTCGGCCCAGTCGTTCACCACCGTCAGCAGATCGTCCCGCCCGGTGTGCCCGGCCACCAGCGCCAGCGTGATCATCGGCGCGGTGGTGTTGATCTGGATTTCCGGCAGCCCTTTCGCCAGCTGATCTTCATACCAGGTGAGGATCGACTGCTGGAGGCGAGCATCATTCTGCTGGCGCGCATACTGCCAGAAGCCGTACAGGCCGACGCCCACTTCCCATTCCCACTCTTCGAAGTGGATGGCAAAACCTTCACCGTCGCGGGTGCCGACTTCACCCATATTTTTCAGGCGACAGAAGCCCTGAACCACCTGCTCCAGCAGGCCGTTTAATGCTGCGTTGTTCATTGCACGTCTCCTGACACCGTGACCTGAATTTCATTGCCCACCCGCGTCGGAAACGCGGCGGCCTTGCCGTTGCGCTGGCAGTTACCCTGCCCGTCGAGCTGCATCAGCGTGTGCTGGCTATCCATCACCCGCGCGACGTCGCCTTGATGTTCAATGCGCAACGTCTGAACGCGCTGGCAGAAGGCGCTAAAATCCCCTTCGCCCACTTCCAGCCACCACGCCACGCGGCGGCCTTCGGCGCGCACTTCATCGCCGTTGACGGTGAGCGGCTGCGAGCACAGCACGGCGGCAAACGCGTTGCCCGCCCGCACCACCACACCCTGTGCCAGCGAGCGCACCTCATCAAAGGCTTCAGCGTGAAGATGCAGATGTGTCCAGCCGAGCGCATCGCACTCGTCCAATTGCCACAGCAGCATCGCCTGATTTTCTACCTGCATTACACGCGGCAGCACGCCGTTGCCCGCCCAGAAGGAGGGACGCGCTTCGCTGCCCGGTGCCACGTCACCCGGGTGGTTCACCCACAGCCGCGCCTCGGGACGCGTGGCAAACTGCACATCCACCAGATGCTGCTGATGACCGCGTTCGCCGGTGTGGTAATCGACGCAGCTGGAAAGCATCACCGCGGGCTGCTTCCACGCCACAATCTTGCCACCGCCGCACACGTAGTGGGCGCTGAGCTCGCCGTGAGATAGGCGGGCGTACTGCGCAGACTCCGCCGGCGGCGCATAGTCGCTCAGGCAGAAGAACGGCAGCGAGGCACACTTGCGGTTAACGTGCCCACCGCCCCAGGCCACGTGTCCGAACGCTGAGAGCTCGGACATCTGGCTGGCCAGCAGCTCTTTTTCATAGACGCGGCCCATGGTGCCTGCGGCAATCCCGGACTGATAGTGCAGCGCGCTCATGCGCATCAGGCGGTCAATCAGATGCCGTGCACGCTGGCGCAGTGCAGGGTCGTCAGCCAGCTGATAAAGCGCGAACAGGCCGATGTAGTCCACCGGGTAGTAAGGCGCGGAGTTCCACTCAACAAAGCCCT from Klebsiella sp. WP3-W18-ESBL-02 includes the following:
- a CDS encoding glycoside hydrolase family 105 protein; the protein is MNNAALNGLLEQVVQGFCRLKNMGEVGTRDGEGFAIHFEEWEWEVGVGLYGFWQYARQQNDARLQQSILTWYEDQLAKGLPEIQINTTAPMITLALVAGHTGRDDLLTVVNDWADALLRTLPKTEEGGFQHVVKEQPNTGHLWDDTLFMTCLFLGTAGVVLKRKDLIDEASYQFLLHTRYLCEPASGLWYHGWTFVGKHHFSEAFWGRGNAWITVAIPEFIALLGDSLDASVKRYLAVVVARQVNTLCELQADNGMWHTLLDDPLSPQESSATAGIAYGMLRGVRMGILDEKVADHAMRAWYALRDRIDDGILLEASKGTMVGPDLQYYCDIAMAPVPYAQALMMLLLLELQQEKWCR